The Solicola gregarius DNA window TGGACGCGCACCGGTTGCCGCCGCGAGGGCGGCAACGAACGCGCCGTTGCCCGGCGCCAGTCCCCGGGGAGTCGGCACGGAGAGGTCGGCGTTGCTCGCGAACCACGGGATGCCCGCGCCGATCGCGTACGCCCCTTCGGCGAGCTGACGCCAGTCGAGCCGTGGGCTGAAGCCCTGCACGACCGCCGCCGGGCCGTCGGCCGCGCTCGCCGTGACCACGAGTCCGCGCTCGAGCAGCGCATCGTGCAGGCCCTCCCCGCCGATGAGCAGCACGGTCGCGCGATGCGGCACTCGTTCGGCGACCAGCCGCGACACTGCCTGCGCGGAGGTGACGACATCGGACGCGTCCGCGTCGATGCCGATCCCGACGAGGCGCGCCGCCACCGCGGCCGGGGTGCGCGAGGCGTTGTTCGTGATGTACGCGAGGCGTGCATCGTCGCGGAGCGCGCGGAGGATCTCCGGCGCGTGCGGTACGGCGCCCTCTCCGACGTACACCACTCCGTCGAGGTCGAGCATGACGACGTCGTAGGCGGACACCAGCGCCGATGTGCATGCGGCAAGCGACTCCACCGGTCGCGCGCGCTCACCCGCGGCTGTGGTCATCGGCTTCTCCTCCCAATGCATAGGATGCAGCGGTGACATCTTGGCAGGCAGGTCCGACGCGCGACATCATGCGGGTCGGCCCATTCCGCGGAGTCACCTATGCCGAGCGTGCCGGAGCCCTTGCCGACCTCACGTTCACGCCGCCGACCTCGTGGTCGAGCCTGCCGGCGGACCTGCTCGGCACGATCGACCAACATCACATCCTGCACCTGCTGGCCCCGGCGTTCGCGGGTCAGCCGGAGGAGGGCGCAGAACGAGCGCGTACGACCCTCACCGACTGGCTCGCGGACGGCGTCCTGCGTGCCGATGACGAGCCGGCAATGTACGTGTACTCCCAACCCGGCGACGGTGCGGACGTACTCGCGGTGATCGCGGTCGTCGATCTGCTGCCCGGCGGAGACGGACCGTTCCTCGACCATGAGGAGGTCATCGCCTCCCATGTCGATACCCAGGAGACGCTCGAGCGCACGACCCGTGCACAGGTCGAGCCGATCCTGGCGCTGCATCGCGACGCGCCGTCGCTGCTCGGCGTGCTGACAGACGTGACGGTCCGGCCGCCGGACCTGACGATCCCGGAGCCGACGGGCGGCGCTCATCGGCTGTGGCGGGTCGTCGAACCCGCCACCCAGGCGCGCATCGTCCGGGCGATACCCGACGAACCCGCGCTCATCGCCGACGGACATCACCGACATGCCGCGTGGTCACGGCTCGCGGAACGGTCGAGGTCGGGGCCGGCCGGCCGGGCCCTCGCGCTGCTCTCGGATGCTCGGCAGCCGGGGATCCGCCTCGGTGCGATCCACCGCGTCCTCTCGGGTCTCGAGCTGGACCGGGTCATCGGTTCACCGGCAGTGCGGTGCGTGGCGCTGGCGGGTCGATCCGACGCCCTCGCGTACCTCGACGACGGACCGACGGCGGGATGCGTGCTGCACTCTGGCGGCGAGTTCTACGCCGTCACACCGGCCCTGCCGAACGCCGCCTGCGCGGCACCGGAGCTTGCCGTCTGCCACCTGCACAGCGGCTGGCTCGCGCGCTGGGACGTGCCCGAGGGCGACGTCGGTTACGTACACGGGCTCGACGAGGCGATCGCGCTGACGGCGACCGCGGGGGTCGCCGTCCTCCTGCCAGCGCCGAGTATCGACGCTGTCATCGCGGCGGCCCACGACCAGCGTCCACTCCCGCGCAAGGCGACGTCATTCGGCCCGAAGCCGCTGATCGGCACCGTGTTCCGGACGTGGGACGACTCATGACGCCCGCTCGACGGTGCGACATGCGGACAGCTCGATCTCGATCCTGCTGACCGGAGCACCCGCGACTCGCCTGAAGCGACGGCGCAGCTCACCTTCGATCACCACGACGTCGTCGGGCCCGAGCCGGGCAAGCGCACGCTGCAGCCGCGTCGTCCAGGCGACACACTCGAACGCGTCCACGGTGATCCGACTTCGGCGACGGGCGCGCTTGCTTCGTCGCACGATGACTCGCATCGTGCTGAGCGTGTCACCGCTCGGGAGCGTACGTTCGACCGGCTCACGAGCCACGCGGCCACAGAGCCGGACGGCGTTCTCGTAGGGGATATCTGCTGGTTCCATCGGGCCTCCTCACCTTGAGGATGCCGCCCCGACGACGCACCTGTTCGCTACGCCGAAGAGGCTGTGGAAAACGCCCTGAACCACGCTCAGCTGTGGAGGGTTTCGAGCCTTTCCTCCGCGTCGGTCGCACGATTTCCGTCGACCGCGACGGTCCGGTGGAACCACTCGATCGCCTCTTGGGTCCTACCGAGCTCCAGGAGCACGTCCGCGTAGGCGTACCGGAGCCGCGCGACCCATGGGTCGCGCGAGGACGAGTGCAGGGACTCCCGTTCCAGCGCTCGCGCGGCGGCCTCCGCTTGGCCGAGGTCGCGGCGGGCGCCCGCGACCACGATGGCCAGTTCGGCGACGCCGGCCGGATCCAGCTTCTCGCGCGCCTGTGGCGAGTCGAGCTCCAGCGCGCGTTCCGGGCGCCCGAGCGCGCGCTCGCAGTCCGCGAGCATCGGCAGGTAGTCGACGTGGCCGTTCATCCGACGCGCGGCACGCAGATCCCGCAGCGCCTCCGCGTACTCACCCGCCGCGTACGCCGTCTCGCCACACGCCTCCCGAACGACCGCGATCCGGGACGCCTTCTCCCGAGCGGCGAGTGCGTGCCGGTACGCCAGCGCCGGGTCCTCCTCGATCAGCAGGCCCGCCATCGCCAGGTGCCGGGCCACCAGATCGGCCGTACGCTCCGGCAGGCTCTGCAGCGAGCGCCGCACGTGCCGATCCACGGAACGGGCCGTCACCTCATCGGGAATCTCGGGGGTGTCCACGGGGCAATCCTTCCACGAAAGCACGCGCACCCTCCACGAGGGCACACAAAAAAGCAGTGGGGCCGCCCGAAGGCGGCCCCACTGTCAAAGTAATGTCCGGCGACGTCCTACTCTCCCACACAGTCTCCCGTGCAGTACCATCGGCGCTGAAGGGCTTAACTTCCGGGTTCGGAATGTAACCGGGTGTTTCCCCTTCGCCATGGTCGCCGAAACTCTATGGAGATATCCCGACCATATCTCAGGAACCTCACAGTGGACGCGCAAAAATCTAGTGTAAACAAGCCCTCGGCCTATTAGTACCGGTCGGCTACGTGCATTACTGCCTTCGACCTCCGGCCTATCAACCCAGTGGTCTGCTGGGGGCCTTACCTGGTAAACCAGTGGGAAACCTCATCTTGAAACGTGCTTCCCGCTTAGATGCTTTCAGCGGTTATCACTTCCGAACGTAGCTAACCAGCGGTGCTCTTGGCAGAACAACTGGCACACCAGAGGTTCGTCCATCCCGGTCCTCTCGTACTAGGGACAGCCTTTCTCAAGTTTCCTACGCGCGCGGCGGATAGGGACCGAACTGTCTCACGACGTTCTAAACCCAGCTCGCGTGCCGCTTTAATGGGCGAACAGCCCAACCCTTGGGACCTACTCCGGCCCCAGGATGCGACGAGCCGACATCGAGGTGCCAAACCATCCCGTCGATATGGACTCTTGGGGAAGATCAGCCTGTTATCCCCGGGGTACCTTTTATCCGTTGAGCGACGCCGCTTCCACTTGCCGGCGCCGGGTCACTAGTCCCGACTTTCGTCCCTGCTCGAGATGTCTCTCTCACAGTCAAGCTCCCTTGTGCACTTACACTCGAAACCTGATTGCCAACCAGGCTGAGGGAACCTTTGGGCGCCTCCGTTACACTTTAGGAGGCAACCGCCCCAGTTAAACTACCCACCAGGCACTGTCCCTGATCCGGATAACGGACCTAGGTTAGATATCTAGTACAATCAGAGTGGTATTTCAACGTTGACTCCACACGAACTGGCGTCCATGCTTCGCAGTCTCCCACCTATCCTACACAAATTGAACCAAACACCAATACCAAGTTGTAGTAAAGGTCCCGGGGTCTTTCCGTCCTGCCGCGCGTAACGAGCATCTTTACTCGTATTGCAATTTCGCCGAGTCCATGGTTGAGACAGCGCCCAAGTCGTTACGCCATTCGTGCAGGTCGGAACTTACCCGACAAGGAATTTCGCTACCTTAGGATGGTTATAGTTACCACCGCCGTTTACTGGCGCTTAAGTTCTGTGCTTCGCTGTTGCCAGCTAACACGTCCCCTTAACGTTCCAGCACCGGGCAGGCGTCAGTCCGTATACATCGAATTTCTTCTTCGCACGGACCTGTGTTTTTAATAAACAGTCGCTTGGGCCTGGTCTCTGCGGCCATCATCGCTTCCGGGAGCAAGTCCCATCACGAATCCGGCCCCCCTTCTCCCGAAGTTACGGGGGCATTTTGCCGAGTTCCTTAACCATGGTTCACTCGATCACCTTAGTATTCTCTACCTGACCACCTGAGTCGGTTTAGGGTACGGGCGGCTCTGAAACTCGCTAGAGGCTTTTCTCGGCAACATAGGATCACTCACTTCGTCTAATACGACTCGGCGTCGGTTCTCAGGCGCATGAGCCGCGGATTTACCTACGACTCGCCCTACAACCTTGCCCGTGCTCTACCATCGGCACGGTTGAGTTACCTTCTTGCGTCACCCCATCGCTTGCCTACTACCAGTTCGGGTCGTGCGCTCCTCCGCCTCGCTCCGAAGAGCTCCGCGGATTTGGGCACTTAGCATCACTGGGTTCAGCATGGTCGCGTCAGCGCCGGTACGGGAATATCAACCCGTTGTCCATCGACTACGCCTGTCGGCCTCGCCTTAGGTCCCGACTTACCCAGGGAAGATTAGCTTGACCCTGGAACCCTTGGTCATTCGGTGGAAGAGTTTCTCACTCTTCTTTCGCTACTCATGCCTGCATTCTCACTCGTGTAGCGTCCACGGCTAGGTCACCCTGCCGCTTCACTCGCCACACGACGCTCCCCTACCCGTCCACGCACCTGGACCACGAAGGCCTAGTTCACGCGTAGACGCCATGGCTTCGGCGGATTGCTTGAGCCCCGCTAAATTGTCGGCGCGGAGTTACTTGACCAGTGAGCTATTACGCACTCTTTCAAGGGTGGCTGCTTCTAAGCCAACCTCCTGGTTGTCTGTGCGACTCCACATCCTTTTCCACTTAGCAATCGCTTAGGGGCCTTAGCCGATGGTCTGGGCTGTTTCCCTCTCGACTACGGAGCTTATCCCCCGCAGTCTCACTGCCGCGCTTGACTTTCCGGCATTCGGAGTTTGGTTGACTTCAGTAAGCTGGTGAGCCCCCTAGGCCATCCAGTGCTCTACCTCCGGAAAGGAACACGCGACGCTGCACCTAAATGCATTTCGGGGAGAACCAGCTATCACGGAGTTTGATTGGCCTTTCACCCCTATCCACAGGTCATCCCCCAGGTTTTTAACCCTGGTGGGTTCGGTCCTTCACGCGGTCTTACCCGCGCTTCAACCTGCCCATGGATAGATCACTCCGCTTCGGGTCTAGGACATGCGACTCAATCGCCCTGTTCGGACTCGCTTTCGCTACGGCTTCCCCTCATGGGTTAACCTCGCCACATATCACTAACTCGCAGGCTCATTCTTCAAAAGGCACGCTGTCACGATTCACAAGGAACCGCTCCAACGGATTGTAAGCACATGGTTTCAGGTACTATTTCACTCCCCTCCCGGGGTACTTTTCACCTTTCCCTCACGGTACTAGTCCGCTATCGGTCATCGAGGAGTATTTAGGCTTAACGGGTGGTCCCGCCAGATTCACACGAAATTTCAGGGGTTCCGTGTTACTCGGGGTATCACATAA harbors:
- a CDS encoding tetratricopeptide repeat protein — translated: MDTPEIPDEVTARSVDRHVRRSLQSLPERTADLVARHLAMAGLLIEEDPALAYRHALAAREKASRIAVVREACGETAYAAGEYAEALRDLRAARRMNGHVDYLPMLADCERALGRPERALELDSPQAREKLDPAGVAELAIVVAGARRDLGQAEAAARALERESLHSSSRDPWVARLRYAYADVLLELGRTQEAIEWFHRTVAVDGNRATDAEERLETLHS
- a CDS encoding DUF1015 family protein, translated to MTSWQAGPTRDIMRVGPFRGVTYAERAGALADLTFTPPTSWSSLPADLLGTIDQHHILHLLAPAFAGQPEEGAERARTTLTDWLADGVLRADDEPAMYVYSQPGDGADVLAVIAVVDLLPGGDGPFLDHEEVIASHVDTQETLERTTRAQVEPILALHRDAPSLLGVLTDVTVRPPDLTIPEPTGGAHRLWRVVEPATQARIVRAIPDEPALIADGHHRHAAWSRLAERSRSGPAGRALALLSDARQPGIRLGAIHRVLSGLELDRVIGSPAVRCVALAGRSDALAYLDDGPTAGCVLHSGGEFYAVTPALPNAACAAPELAVCHLHSGWLARWDVPEGDVGYVHGLDEAIALTATAGVAVLLPAPSIDAVIAAAHDQRPLPRKATSFGPKPLIGTVFRTWDDS
- a CDS encoding single-stranded DNA-binding protein, with the translated sequence MEPADIPYENAVRLCGRVAREPVERTLPSGDTLSTMRVIVRRSKRARRRSRITVDAFECVAWTTRLQRALARLGPDDVVVIEGELRRRFRRVAGAPVSRIEIELSACRTVERAS
- a CDS encoding HAD-IIA family hydrolase — translated: MTTAAGERARPVESLAACTSALVSAYDVVMLDLDGVVYVGEGAVPHAPEILRALRDDARLAYITNNASRTPAAVAARLVGIGIDADASDVVTSAQAVSRLVAERVPHRATVLLIGGEGLHDALLERGLVVTASAADGPAAVVQGFSPRLDWRQLAEGAYAIGAGIPWFASNADLSVPTPRGLAPGNGAFVAALAAATGARPLVAGKPEPALFDETLLRVGGSRPIVVGDRLDTDIEGANRVGADSLCVLTGVSDIADVAAAPPMLRPTYVGPDLRALTEPQPAVEREEAWQVCGGIRARVTDDRIELAGAPDDARYADATCALRATLAACWAADGDVADLTGAAALVERFVR